In one window of Meleagris gallopavo isolate NT-WF06-2002-E0010 breed Aviagen turkey brand Nicholas breeding stock chromosome 4, Turkey_5.1, whole genome shotgun sequence DNA:
- the LOC100303707 gene encoding melanopsin, with translation MDLNAGTQPHAVTKSEIPDHVLYTVGTCVLVIGSIGIIGNLLVLYAFYSNKKLRTPQNFFIMNLAVSDFLMSASQAPICFVNSLHREWILGDIGCDLYAFCGALFGITSMMTLLAISVDRYLVITKPLRSIQWTSKKRTMQIIAAVWLYSLGWSVAPLLGWSSYVPEGLMISCTWDYVTYSPANRSYTMILCCCVFFIPLLIILHCYLFMFLAIRSTGRDVQKLGSCSRKSFLSQSMKNEWKLAKIAFVVIIVYVLSWSPYACVTLIAWAGRGNTLTPYSKSVPAVIAKASAIYNPIIYAIIHPRYRKTIHNAVPCLRFLIRVSKNDLLRGSINESSFRTSLSSHQSLAGRTKNACVSSVSTGEANWSDVELDPVEPAHAKLQPRRSHSFSASLRQEKRDLLPETYSCSEETEGKVSLSSSCLEKALGPSAFLSSPVALVTSSLRAASLPAGLNSGSISREAGSDTSQMETQESHNNGGLESIITNAVPRIVIIPTSETNLFQEEPEEEETELFHFRDKKNNLLDLEGLSSSTEFLEAVEKFLS, from the exons ATG GATTTGAACGCAGGCACTCAGCCACACGCTGTGACCAAGTCAGAGATCCCAGACCACGTTCTTTACACGGTAGGGACGTGCGTTCTTGTTATTGGTTCCATCGGCATCATAGGAAACCTCCTAGTTCTCTATGCATTTTACAG CAACAAGAAGTTGAGGACACCCCAGAACTTCTTTATAATGAACTTGGCTGTGAGTGACTTCTTGATGTCAGCTTCTCAGGCCCCCATATGCTTTGTCAACAGCTTGCACAGAGAGTGGATCCTTGGAGATATAG GTTGTGACTTGTACGCTTTCTGTGGGGCGCTCTTTGGAATAACCTCGATGATGACTCTGTTGGCTATTTCTGTTGACCGCTACTTGGTGATCACCAAGCCCCTGCGCTCCATCCAGTGGACCTCCAAGAAGCGCACCATGCAGATTattgctgctgtgtggctgtaCTCGCTGGGATGGAGCGTGGCCCCACTCCTTGGGTGGA GTTCCTACGTGCCTGAGGGCTTGATGATATCCTGTACGTGGGACTATGTAACCTACTCCCCTGCAAACAGGAGTTACACCATGATTTTATGCTGCTGCGTATTTTTTATTCCACTGCTAATAATACTCCActgctatttatttatgttcttGGCCATAAGAAGTACTGGCAG AGATGTCCAAAAGCTTGGGTCCTGCAGCCGCAAATCCTTCCTCTCTCAGTCCATGAAGAATGAATGGAAACTGGCAAAAATTGCATTTGTGGTCATCATTGTGTATGTCTTATCCTGGTCTCCATACGCTTGTGTCACTTTGATTGCCTGGGCAGG tCGAGGAAACACTCTGACGCCGTATTCCAAATCTGTGCCAGCTGTTATTGCTAAAGCCTCTGCAATCTACAACCCCATCATATATGCAATAATTCACCCGAGATACAG GAAAACCATCCACAACGCTGTTCCCTGCTTGAGGTTCCTAATACGAGTATCGAAGAATGATCTCCTGAGGGGGTCCATAAATGAATCATCGTTCAGGACCTCTCTCTCCAGCCACCAGTCTCTTGCTGGAAGGACCAAGAACGCTTGTGTTTCATCAGTTTCCACCGGAGAAGCT AATTGGAGTGATGTAGAGCTTGACCCAGTAGAGCCAGCTCATGCGAAACTGCAGCCTCGCCGAAGTCATTCCTTCTCAGCAAGTCTGAGACAGGAGAAGAGAGACCTGCTCCCGGAGACCTATAGCTGCAGTGAAGAAACCGAAGgaaag GTTTCGCTGTCATCCagctgcctggagaaggctctggggcCGTCAGCCTTCCTCAGCTCTCCTGTAGCGCTCGTGACCAGCTCCCTCCGAGCCGCCTCTCTGCCTGCCGGTTTGAACAGCGGCAGCATCAGCAGAGAAGCAGGCTCAGATACCTCACAGATGGAAACTCAAGAAAGTCATAATAATGGAGGCTTGGAGTCTATCATTACCAATGCAGTCCCTCGAATCGTTATTATTCCTACCTCAGAGACAAACCTATTTCAAGAGGAACCTGAAGAGGAAGAGACTGAATTATTCCACTTCCGTGACAAAAAGAACAATTTGCTGGATTTGGAAGGGCTTAGCTCGTCTACAGAGTTCCTCGAAGCTGTTGAGAAATTTCTATCATAA